From Antedon mediterranea chromosome 9, ecAntMedi1.1, whole genome shotgun sequence, a single genomic window includes:
- the LOC140059194 gene encoding plexin-B2-like: MMSDIDNFMIDNKECVIVADGFNIALQSVKCKAPVFDSVSQREVIITVQGKTSAPVVILYQNPIISDLSPRFGIQAGGTTLTFSGSNLNTGNDVMVYIDGSECYVTRSINENQIMCTTSNYTTSGAEVAVTVTFGNAVRDGPTFTYTTNPTVTDFQPNKGIQAGGQTIRVTGTNFQYVQKAMMLLNSKSAENNCITLSNEEMDCESPPADLSTSGHRSRRQADQTVLPLTFSFDGFIPALRGDFGFSVYPSPIYYPFDNMSFYGETVVDGIYRFDKHIDEFMKLMGSDINLASDVEDVEVFIGSVKCTVNSITRTVVLVEIPDKEPNPVDGEDHPIVMIRHGNLKFTFGAIRYVGIGLSTTVIIIIITVVVIVVITITIIPVYWRRSRILDRQLEETTVRFFTKKEEKEKEFLGIDDDDSEVRYMGIVHDSIIAREFSQSKEHYVQCMLFLGCEMTPVMQESGYTELLEDHRGLPELDLFLDEKFLMKIINILDNDSSFTSVQRQNFSALFLMAMVGDDKTEYLFHIMDMLLSKHIANKVKAKNVKLALSKNGETVIEHMISHVMALCMYKYTMKYVSGPLLQLVDAITTRIDSGAVDAVHHHCQYSLDENCLLPIDVTGENINLSLVVDEEKQEIVKVNSCDTLFQVKQKLLNVMFKEQPFSKRPNVSHVQLEWRVNVDQRLILQDTDLQTERKLKTIADFGIQNKAVVAFVDVWKEDINASDHYDTIKQPIVARHETNIYQTSINADGTFHILEGNVYTGAYDAMDGEKPDIDESIFERLTETKQMYQQHVDSIMNNVFSSSSNIHLPLFVKYLFEFLDNMATKYGVSINELKIWKNNSLAEMFWLRILRNPAYVCDIHQTPPIDITLGVISTVFRESWSIELFGFKKNSPSHRQMYVKEIPRYRQLVTKFYSDVKHTPSCDRMNVIDEVNSLIQPFSTLFKKSSVLVNLHSFTDKYLREVKDAFLKGPNRNETSVEIFTTQVSKPSSSKEQVAYVNSEIQQSRRHNQKRREDTGVIILSDDTNAGC; the protein is encoded by the exons ATGATGTCAGATATTGACAACTTTATGATAGATAACAAAGAATGTGTAATAGTTGCTGATGGATTTAACATAGCTTTACAAag tgtgaaatgtaaagctcCTGTGTTTGATAGTGTCTCTCAACGTGAAGTCATCATAACTGTTCAAGGAAAGACAAGTGCACCTGTAGTCATACTCTATCAG aATCCAATTATATCTGATTTGAGTCCAAGGTTTGGCATTCAAGCTGGTGGAACTACACTAACATTCAGTGGATCTAATCTGAACACTGGGAATGATGTAATGGTATATATTGATGGAAGTGAATGTTATGTTACCAGGAG tatcaATGAAAATCAGATAATGTGTACAACATCAAATTATACAACATCTGGAGCTGAAGTTGCAGTAACAGTTACATTTGGAAATGCTGTTAGAGATGGTCCTACATTTACTTACACTACAAATCCCACTGTGACTGACTTCCAACCTAATAAAGGCATTCAAGC AGGTGGTCAAACCATCAGAGTGACCGGAACAAATTTCCAATATGTACAGAAAGCAATGATGTTGTTAAATAGCAAATCAGCTGAAAAT AACTGTATAACTCTGTCAAATGAGGAGATGGATTGTGAAAGTCCACCAGCAGATCTCTCCACATCAGGTCATCGTAGCAGACGACAGGCAGACCAGACAGTTTTACCTTTGACCTTTTCATTTGATGGTTTCATTCCTGCATTGAGGGGTGATTTTGGATTCTCAGTTTACCCTAGTCCAATATATTATCCCTTTGATAATATGTCTTTTTATGGAGAGACTGTAGTAGATGGAATATACAGATTTGACAAACATATTGATGAATTTATGAAGTTGATG GGTTCTGACATCAACCTTGCTAGTGATGTTGAGGATGTTGAAGTCTTCATAGGAAGTGTTAAATGCACTGTAAATTCAATAACACGTACAGTAGTTCTTGTTGAGATACCAGACAAGGAACCTAATCCAGTAGATGGTGAAGATCATCCTATTGTTATG ATCCGTCATGGAAATCTAAAGTTCACTTTCGGTGCAATAAGATATGTAGGCATTGGATTGTCTACCACcgtcataattattataattacggTTGTTGTGATTGTGGTTATCACCATTACAATCATACCTGTCTACTGGCGTAGATCAAGAATActcgacagacaattggaagaAACAACAGTGAGATTTTTTACAAAAA aagaagaaaaagaaaaggagTTTCTAGGAATAGATGACGATGATTCAGAAGTAAGGTATATGGGCATAGTACATGACAGCATAATAGCAAGGGAATTTAGTCAGAGTAAAGAGCATTATGTACAATGTATGCTGTTTCTTGGATGTGAGATGACTCCAGTAATGCAAGAAAGTGGATAT actGAACTGTTGGAAGATCATCGAGGTTTACCTGAACTGGATTTGTTTTTGGACGAGAAGTTtctaatgaaaataattaacattttagaCAATGACTCATCGTTTACATCTGTACAaag GCAAAACTTTTCCGCTTTGTTCTTAATGGCTATGGTTGGTGATGATAAAACAGAATATCTATTTCA taTTATGGATATGCTTCTAAGCAAACATATTGCTAACAAAGTGAAGGCCAAAAATGTCAAGTTAGCTTTAAGCAA AAACGGCGAAACTGTTATCGAACATATGATATCTCACGTGATGGCATTATGCATGTATAAATACACAATg AAGTATGTATCAGGGCCTCTTTTGCAACTTGTAGATGCTATAACTACGAGAATAGATAGTGGTGCGGTAGACGCtgttcatcatcattgtcaatATTCTTTAGACGAGAACTGCCTTCTGCCAATTGATGTCACTGGAGAGAATATA aatttGAGTTTGGTAGTTGATGAGGAAAAACAAGAGATTGTGAAAGTAAACAGTTGTGATACGCTATTTCAAGTAAAACAAAAACtgttaaatgttatgtttaagGAACAACCTTTTTCAAAAAGACCCAACGTTTCACACGTTCAGTTAG aATGGAGAGTGAATGTAGATCAACGACTTATTTTACAAGATACCGATTTGCAGACAGaaagaaaactaaaaacaatTGCAGATTTTGGA attcaaaaTAAAGCAGTGGTAGCGTTTGTAGACGTTTGGAAGGAAGATATCAACGCGTCAGACCATTATGATACAATTAAGCAACCAATAGTTGCTAGacatg AAACTAACATCTACCAAACATCAATCAATGCAGATGGCACTTTCCACATT TTGGAAGGAAATGTGTACACGGGTGCGTATGATGCAATGGACGGCGAGAAGCCAGATATTGATGAATCCATCTTTGAAAGGTTAACTGAAACTAAG CAAATGTACCAGCAGCATGTTGACTCCATAATGAATAATGTGTTTAGCTCATCATCGAACATCCACCTACCATTATTTGTTAAATATCTTTTTGAATTTCTGGATAACATGGCGACTAAGTATGGTGTTAGTATCAATGAATTGAAGATATGGAAGAACAACAG TTTAGCTGAGATGTTTTGGTTAAGAATTCTGAGAAACCCTGCTTATGTCTGTGACATTCACCAAACGCCCCCTATTGATATCACTCTCGGTGTCATCTCTACTGTTTTTCGAGAATCTTGGTCAATTGAGCTGTTTGGTTTTAAAAAG aaTTCGCCAAGTCATCGACAGATGTATGTAAAAGAGATTCCAAGATACCGCCAACTTGTTACTAAGTTCTATAGTGACGTCAAGCATACTCCATCTTGTGATCGCATGAACGTTATTGATGAAGTAAATTCTCTTATACAG CCATTTAGCACATTGTTTAAGAAGTCGAGTGTGTTAGTGAATCTTCATTCATTTACGGACAAATATTTAAGAgag GTTAAAGACGCATTCCTGAAGGGTCCAAATAGAAATGAAACTAGTGTTGAAATTTTTACAACACAAGTAAGTAAGCCTTCGTCGTCGAAGGAACAAGTAGCGTATGTCAACTCAGAAATCCAGCAAAGTCGTCGACACAATCAGAAAAGAAGAGAGGACACAGGTGTGATCATACTTTCTGATGACACAAACGCTGGCTGCTAA